Genomic segment of Xanthobacter dioxanivorans:
ATCGCGCACGCCGAGGCGCGGCGCGCCGGGGTCAGGCCCGATCGGGTCATTCACGATAGAGCCGGGGCGAAGGCTTGCCGTCCGCCGGCGCACCGCCCAGATGCTCGCCGCCGTCGCGGTCCCAGGGGTGGGCGGCGGAATCGGCGTCGGGGCGGCGATCCGGCCCCTCGAAGGCGGCCTCGGCCGCCTTCAGCAGGCGGCGCTCCTCATCGGGAACCCGCGGGCGGCGAGGCGGAAAGTCGCGCCGGCTCTCGTTGGGCGCAAACTCGGCATGGTCATAGCCGTGGGGGGCAGCGGACGCCGGCAGGCCGCCGGCGCGGGCGGGGCGGCCGCCGATGCGGGGGCTCGCCGGGGCGCCGGCACGGCCGCCGGCCTGGGTCTCGCTGGTTCGCGGTCCGGTCATCCTGATCCTCCGCGTTGTGTTCGGGGCGCACTGTGTTCGAGGCGCGTGCTGTTCGAGAGTGAAATCTGCCCCGCGGGATGAAAGACCTCCGGTGAGACGGAAATCCTTGGGACAGACATCGTTCTTCATCCGATTGCCGTTGAAACGCGGCGTCGGCGGATTTTGTTCCGGCACCCGAAAAGCCGCGCATTCCAGCGCCCGGGCCGGGAACCGGCGTGGCCGCGGCTCCGTTCCCCCAACTGTAGAATAACTGTGATCGAACGGGCGCGGACGGGCAGCGGCAGCATCGACGCCTTCATCGCGCCGTCCATCGGAAGGAGAGACAAAATGTTGAGCTGGGCGCTTACCTTTCTCGTCGTCGCCCTCATCGCCGCACTCCTCGGGTTCGGCGGCATCGCGGGAACAGCGATCGAGATCGCGAAGATCATCTTCTTCGTGGCGATCGCACTTTTCCTTATCTCGGCCGTGGTCGGCCTGGTCCGGCGCGGGCGCGGCCCATCGGTACCATGAGGCCTTCGCCGCGCTGATCGAGATTTCGTGATCGCGGCGACCGGGTGCCGGATGAAAAAAGGGCCGGGCCGCGAAGGCGGCCCGGCCCGAGTTGCTTGGAGATGAGCCGATCCTGCCCCACCATGGTAAACTTATGGTTTAAATCGGCGCGATCATCGTCCCTGAGCCGCAGAAGACGGGCGCCCGCGACGCTCCTGTCGCCGCGCCGCGAGGGGTCGCCACCCCGCCCACCCAGGCCGCAATCCGTTGTTTCCAGGGGCCTTTCCAGGCGACCGCCCGCCGCCGCCGCGCGGCGGCGCACGCCGGGCAAAAAAAGAGGCGCCGGAGGGCGCCTCTTCCTTCATCCCGTCTGTCCCGAGCCGGTCGCTCAGGGGCACTGCACCCGGTAGCGGTTGCCGTAGCCGTCGCGCGCCCAGCACGCCCGCGGCGTGGTCTCGGCACCGATGACCGCGCCCGCGCCCGCGCCGATGAGGCCGCCGACGAGCGCGCCGGTGCCCGTCCCCGTGGCCGCCGCGCCGATGAGCGCACCGGTGCCGGCACCGATGGCCGCGCCGCCCACGGCCCGGTCCTGCCGCGAATATTCGCTGCAACCACCCAGGGTCAGAGCCATCGCACTCACACACACAATGAGAGCCGCTTTCATCATGTTCTCCCTTGCCCTATGCCCCGGCGGCCGGGGCTCCCATTCACCCATTCAAACGCCCGGCGACGGTCGGCGCGCACCGCCTTTCGACGCGGCGAACGCCGGGCGCCTCCGCCGGGCCGACGCAACGGCATATAGCACGCACCCGACCCCGAGGCCCACCACCAGCGCCGCCGCGGCCACCGCCGCCGGCCGCGCATACCCGGAATGCACCGCTCGCCGGCGCCCCAGATCAAGGAACGGCAACGCCTTGGCGTGGTCGGACACCCACTCCCGCGCATCCGCGGCGGCCCGCCCAATC
This window contains:
- a CDS encoding YMGG-like glycine zipper-containing protein, which encodes MALTLGGCSEYSRQDRAVGGAAIGAGTGALIGAAATGTGTGALVGGLIGAGAGAVIGAETTPRACWARDGYGNRYRVQCP
- a CDS encoding DUF1328 domain-containing protein; this translates as MLSWALTFLVVALIAALLGFGGIAGTAIEIAKIIFFVAIALFLISAVVGLVRRGRGPSVP